TTTGTATGCCCACGGAACGCGCTAGAGCCCGGAGAATCGCAACGTGGCGGCACCCGCCCTGCTGATATTGGAAGATGGTTCCCTGTTTCACGGGGTTTCCATCGGTATTTCCGGGCAGGCAGTAGGTGAGGTGGTTTTCAACACCGCCATGACGGGTTACCAGGAAATCCTCAGCGACCCGTCCTACGCCCGCCAGATCGTCACCCTGACCTATCCCCACATCGGCAACGTCGGCGCCAACCCCGAAGACATGGAGTCGAAAAAGACCTATGCCACGGGACTGGTGATCCGGGACCTTCCAGCCCGGGTGAGCAATTGGCGCGCGCGCCAGGGGCTGAGCGAATTTCTGCGCGCCCAGAAGGTGGTGGGTATCGCAGGCCTGGATACCCGCCGGCTCACACGTTTGTTACGCGAAAAGGGTGCCCAGAACGGCTGCATCGTCGCCGCCAGGGACGGTGGCAAGATCGACCGCAAGGCGGCCCTGGAGGCAGCGCGCAAGTTTCCGGGCCTCAAGGGCCTGGATCTGGCCAAGGCGGTCACCACGAAAGAAACCTATGACTGGTCCGAGGGCGAATGGTCCCTGGGCCAGGGTTACGAGGCCGCCCCTGCCGGGAGTTATTCCGTGGTGGCGTACGACTTTGGAGTGAAGAAGAACATCCTGCGCATGTTGGCGGCGCGTGGCTGTAAGGTCACCGTGGTGCCGGCGACCACGCCCGCGTCCGAGGTGCTCGCGCTGAATCCTGACGGCGTGTTTTTGTCCAACGGTCCCGGCGATCCGGAGCCCTGCGATTACGCAATTCAGGCGATTGGCGAGATCATTGATACAGGCCTGCCCGTGTTCGGTATTTGCCTGGGGCATCAACTACTGGGGCTGGCCTCCGGCGCCCGTACCATGAAGATGAAATTCGGGCACCATGGTGCCAATCACCCGGTGCAGGAACTGTCTTCCGGCCGCGTATTGATCACCAGCCAGAATCACGGCTTCGCCATCGACGAGGACCAGCTGCCGGACAAGCTGGAGGTGACCCACCGTTCCCTGTTCGATGGTTCCATCCAGGGAATCGCCCGTCGCGACCGGCCGGCGTTTTCCTTCCA
This region of Acidiferrobacteraceae bacterium genomic DNA includes:
- the carA gene encoding glutamine-hydrolyzing carbamoyl-phosphate synthase small subunit gives rise to the protein MAAPALLILEDGSLFHGVSIGISGQAVGEVVFNTAMTGYQEILSDPSYARQIVTLTYPHIGNVGANPEDMESKKTYATGLVIRDLPARVSNWRARQGLSEFLRAQKVVGIAGLDTRRLTRLLREKGAQNGCIVAARDGGKIDRKAALEAARKFPGLKGLDLAKAVTTKETYDWSEGEWSLGQGYEAAPAGSYSVVAYDFGVKKNILRMLAARGCKVTVVPATTPASEVLALNPDGVFLSNGPGDPEPCDYAIQAIGEIIDTGLPVFGICLGHQLLGLASGARTMKMKFGHHGANHPVQELSSGRVLITSQNHGFAIDEDQLPDKLEVTHRSLFDGSIQGIARRDRPAFSFQGHPEASPGPHDVAGLFDQFVELMSAGGKD